In a genomic window of Magnolia sinica isolate HGM2019 chromosome 14, MsV1, whole genome shotgun sequence:
- the LOC131226238 gene encoding large ribosomal subunit protein uL22y-like has translation MVKYSREPENPTKSCKARGSDLRVHFKNTRETAHAIRKLPLVKAKRYLKDVIAHKQAIPLRRFCRGVSRTAQAKNRHPNGQGRWPAKSAKFILDVLKNAESNADMKGLDVDTLFVSHVQVNQAQKQRRRTYRAHGRINPSMSSPCHVELILSEKEEPVKKEPDTQLAPRKPKKTQALRNGDSS, from the coding sequence ATGGTGAAGTATTCGAGGGAACCGGAGAATCCGACCAAGTCCTGCAAGGCCAGGGGATCGGATCTGAGGGTTCACTTCAAGAATACCAGGGAGACTGCCCATGCAATTAGAAAGTTGCCCCTAGTGAAGGCAAAAAGGTATCTCAAGGATGTAATCGCTCATAAACAAGCCATCCCCCTCCGGCGATTTTGTCGGGGTGTTAGCCGTACTGCCCAAGCAAAGAACCGCCATCCAAATGGGCAGGGCCGCTGGCCTGCAAAATCCGCAAAATTCATCCTGGACGTGCTCAAGAATGCTGAGAGCAACGCCGACATGAAAGGTTTGGATGTGGACACGCTGTTTGTTTCTCACGTCCAGGTGAACCAAGCCCAGAAGCAGAGGCGCCGAACCTACCGTGCTCATGGAAGGATTAACCCCTCTATGTCATCACCTTGTCATGTTGAGTTGATTTTGTCTGAGAAGGAAGAACCTGTCAAGAAGGAGCCTGATACTCAGTTGGCTCCAAGGAAACCCAAGAAAACTCAAGCTCTTCGCAATGGGGATtcgtcttaa